In Micromonospora sp. LH3U1, one genomic interval encodes:
- the fabG gene encoding 3-oxoacyl-ACP reductase FabG, with protein MSEIRRPVALVSGGSRGIGRAVVRQLAADGYDVAFCYHSNREAAEKVAAEVTETGARVLARQVDVADSAQVRDFVTGVERDLGEITALVTVAGIIRDRPVAMMADEDWQSVIDVNLGGVYNVCRAAIRRMMRRRGGAIVTVSSVAGITGSPGQTNYSASKAGIIGFTKALSKEVGPYGIRVNAVAPGFIETDMLNDLPAGLAVGVQQRTALGRLGQAEEIAPVVTFLLSERASYLTGQVVTVDGGLTF; from the coding sequence ATGAGTGAAATCCGACGACCGGTCGCCCTGGTCAGCGGCGGATCCCGAGGGATCGGCCGGGCCGTGGTCCGGCAGCTCGCCGCAGACGGGTACGACGTGGCTTTCTGCTATCACAGCAACCGGGAGGCCGCCGAGAAGGTCGCCGCGGAGGTGACGGAGACCGGTGCCCGGGTGCTGGCCCGGCAGGTGGACGTCGCCGATTCCGCGCAGGTGCGCGACTTCGTCACGGGGGTGGAGCGGGACCTGGGCGAGATCACGGCCCTGGTGACCGTCGCCGGGATCATCCGTGACCGGCCGGTGGCGATGATGGCCGACGAGGACTGGCAGTCGGTGATCGACGTCAACCTCGGCGGTGTCTACAACGTGTGCCGGGCGGCGATCCGCCGGATGATGCGGCGTCGTGGTGGCGCCATCGTCACGGTGTCCTCGGTAGCTGGCATCACCGGCAGCCCGGGCCAGACCAACTACTCGGCCTCGAAGGCCGGCATCATCGGCTTCACGAAGGCGCTGTCGAAGGAGGTCGGCCCGTACGGGATCCGGGTCAACGCCGTGGCGCCGGGGTTCATCGAGACCGACATGCTGAACGACCTGCCCGCCGGGCTGGCCGTGGGCGTCCAGCAGCGGACCGCCCTCGGCCGGCTGGGCCAGGCGGAGGAGATCGCCCCGGTGGTGACGTTCCTGCTGTCGGAGCGGGCCTCCTACCTGACCGGGCAGGTCGTCACGGTTGACGGTGGTCTGACGTTCTGA
- a CDS encoding LuxR family transcriptional regulator, whose protein sequence is MQRSRVLVGRDAEFGVLIGMIEAARVGRGGAVFIVGEAGVGKSRLAAAVAESAYTAEMSLLRGRASALGTGVPLRPLTEAVLSLLRSATVDIAALGPYGPILGRLVPDWGTPLADQETGSVVILAEAVLRLTGLAGQDRGCLMVLDDLQDADAETLMVVEYLIDNLDQQPTLLVGVLRADDSPALEVARAAARRGRCTVIELGGLGPEDLRAMAGACLGVATDELPTAAAELLWGGSGGNPFLIEEILAAMVENGLLRHGPQGWLVTPQAPATLPAAFARSMAHRIEKLSPQARELLSCGALIGQRFSVAVVQSATGLSDRDLFNHLHGDIVAQLVAPDDQLTDWYTFRHRVTRESLLALVEPADRRKLAHTVAEAVAKVHPELPGEWCQISATLRVETGDALLAGRLFAEAGRRALAQGAATSAVALLDRAWELQADGPAEARADTLETLLQALGEAGLVRRALELVNSPDQVAGLPARRRARLHTRLAWTAVLAGELTDALAQVEIARELLGPDPAAEDEAPIDVVAAHLALDTPGRDQMEVAETLARRAATVGAAVPLPVVACQAWQLLGALVRHRDPAEATRCLEQARSIAAEHGLPIWEVHALIRLGNDDALLHGTLDRLEQARERALRAGAVTARQQAEASIALHLIMRGEYPAAQDLIDQVLTATTRLKLMETTQYVLLLSAVLAAHQGRRVEMQDALAEFRRWGGDESLHTQRVHGLAGTFCALLEEDRPRALDELSLAVQAEETNPTVFHLGGRLGLQLLLRAMAGEVSFPAYEAIVGTPASQLRWDRQFALFARAVLLGRAGQHDAATATVAEAMEVGALYAMGRHLALRLVAESALADGWGTPVEWLRAAEDYFHQAKVTPVAGACRTLLRQAGARVTQRRRGAAEIPPELRAAGVTVREWEVLRLLTGRLSNREIAERLHLSPRTVERHVSSLITKTGQPNRIALSDIATDFDSG, encoded by the coding sequence GTGCAACGATCACGCGTCCTGGTCGGCCGAGATGCGGAATTCGGTGTGCTGATCGGCATGATCGAGGCTGCCCGCGTCGGGCGCGGGGGCGCGGTCTTCATCGTCGGAGAGGCCGGCGTCGGCAAGTCGCGGCTCGCCGCGGCGGTCGCCGAGTCCGCCTACACCGCCGAAATGAGTCTGCTGCGGGGGCGGGCCAGCGCACTCGGCACCGGAGTGCCGCTGCGCCCGCTCACCGAGGCGGTGCTCTCCCTGCTCCGTTCGGCCACGGTGGACATCGCGGCGCTCGGCCCGTACGGGCCGATCCTCGGCCGGTTGGTGCCCGACTGGGGCACCCCCCTCGCCGACCAGGAGACCGGATCGGTGGTGATCCTGGCCGAGGCGGTGCTCCGGCTGACCGGTCTCGCCGGCCAGGACCGCGGATGCCTGATGGTCCTGGACGATCTCCAGGACGCCGACGCCGAGACGCTCATGGTGGTCGAATATCTGATCGACAACCTCGACCAGCAGCCCACCCTGCTGGTCGGCGTCCTCCGGGCGGACGACTCCCCCGCGCTGGAGGTCGCTCGGGCAGCGGCCCGCCGCGGCCGGTGCACCGTGATCGAGTTGGGCGGTCTCGGGCCCGAGGACCTGCGCGCCATGGCCGGGGCGTGTCTCGGCGTGGCGACGGATGAGCTGCCCACCGCCGCGGCCGAGCTGCTCTGGGGCGGCAGCGGCGGCAACCCGTTCCTCATCGAGGAAATCCTCGCGGCGATGGTGGAGAACGGATTGCTCCGGCACGGTCCACAGGGGTGGCTCGTCACTCCACAGGCGCCCGCCACGCTGCCCGCAGCCTTCGCCAGAAGCATGGCGCACCGGATCGAGAAGCTGAGCCCGCAGGCCCGGGAGCTGCTGTCCTGCGGCGCCCTGATCGGGCAACGCTTCTCGGTGGCCGTGGTGCAGTCGGCGACAGGGCTCAGCGACCGCGACCTGTTCAACCATCTGCACGGCGACATCGTCGCCCAGCTGGTGGCACCGGACGACCAGTTGACCGACTGGTACACCTTCCGGCACCGTGTCACCCGCGAGTCGCTGCTCGCCCTGGTCGAGCCGGCCGACCGGCGGAAGTTGGCCCACACCGTCGCCGAGGCCGTCGCGAAGGTCCACCCGGAGTTGCCGGGTGAGTGGTGCCAGATCTCCGCCACCCTGCGCGTCGAGACCGGCGACGCCCTGTTGGCCGGTCGACTCTTTGCCGAAGCCGGCCGGAGGGCCCTCGCGCAGGGTGCCGCCACCTCGGCCGTCGCCCTACTCGACAGGGCCTGGGAGCTCCAGGCCGACGGGCCGGCCGAGGCCCGCGCCGACACCCTGGAGACACTCCTGCAGGCCCTCGGCGAGGCTGGCCTGGTCCGGCGGGCACTGGAGTTGGTCAACAGTCCGGACCAGGTGGCCGGTCTTCCCGCTCGACGGCGGGCCAGGCTACACACCCGGCTGGCCTGGACCGCCGTGTTGGCCGGGGAGCTGACCGACGCGCTGGCCCAGGTGGAGATCGCCCGTGAGCTGCTCGGCCCGGACCCCGCGGCGGAGGACGAAGCCCCGATCGACGTCGTCGCCGCACACCTGGCCCTGGACACGCCAGGGCGGGACCAGATGGAAGTCGCCGAGACCCTGGCCCGCCGGGCCGCCACGGTCGGCGCCGCGGTGCCGCTGCCGGTGGTGGCCTGTCAGGCCTGGCAGTTGCTCGGTGCGCTCGTCCGGCATCGCGACCCGGCCGAGGCCACCCGCTGCCTGGAGCAGGCCCGGTCCATCGCCGCCGAGCACGGCCTGCCGATCTGGGAGGTCCACGCGCTGATCCGGCTCGGCAACGACGACGCGTTGCTACACGGCACACTGGACCGGCTGGAACAGGCCCGAGAACGAGCGCTGCGGGCCGGGGCGGTGACTGCCCGCCAGCAGGCCGAGGCGAGCATCGCGCTGCACCTGATCATGCGCGGCGAGTACCCGGCCGCACAGGACCTGATCGACCAGGTCCTCACCGCGACGACCCGCCTGAAACTGATGGAGACCACCCAGTACGTGCTGCTGCTCAGCGCGGTGCTCGCCGCCCACCAGGGCCGGCGGGTGGAGATGCAGGACGCGCTCGCTGAGTTCCGGCGCTGGGGCGGTGACGAGAGCCTGCACACGCAGCGGGTCCACGGGCTGGCCGGCACGTTCTGCGCGCTGCTGGAGGAGGACCGCCCGCGTGCGCTGGACGAGCTGTCCCTGGCGGTACAGGCGGAGGAGACGAACCCGACAGTGTTCCACCTGGGTGGACGGCTCGGCCTCCAGTTGCTGTTGCGGGCGATGGCCGGCGAGGTCAGCTTTCCGGCGTACGAAGCGATCGTCGGCACACCGGCGAGCCAGCTACGGTGGGACCGGCAGTTCGCGCTCTTCGCCCGGGCGGTCCTGCTTGGCCGCGCGGGTCAGCACGACGCCGCGACCGCCACCGTGGCCGAGGCCATGGAGGTCGGCGCGCTGTACGCGATGGGGCGGCACCTCGCCCTGCGGCTGGTTGCCGAGTCGGCGCTCGCCGATGGCTGGGGCACCCCTGTGGAGTGGCTGCGTGCCGCCGAGGACTACTTCCACCAGGCGAAGGTCACGCCGGTCGCCGGGGCGTGTCGCACGCTGCTGCGCCAAGCGGGCGCGCGGGTCACCCAACGTCGGCGCGGCGCCGCAGAGATCCCACCTGAGCTGCGGGCAGCGGGCGTGACGGTACGCGAGTGGGAGGTGCTGCGGCTGCTCACCGGCCGGCTGAGCAACCGCGAAATCGCCGAGCGACTACACCTGTCACCGCGCACGGTGGAGCGGCATGTCTCCAGCCTCATCACCAAGACCGGCCAGCCGAACCGGATCGCGTTGAGCGATATCGCGACCGATTTCGACAGCGGCTGA
- a CDS encoding AfsR/SARP family transcriptional regulator, with the protein MEFRVLGPVSAWRDGGEVPLDGAKQRTVLAVLLLARGRIVSDTRLCQLLWDENPPATFAAQLYNYVSRLRKYLGDEVEIVRQWSGYLLRTGDSRLDIDEFERLAGLGRDALRSGRHEEAARDLHEALALWSGATLSNVTDYLIEAESPRMAEVRMAVLEDRITADLMLGRQAGLVAELSDLVAAQPLHEQLRSHLMTALLRCDRQADALAVYHQGRRVLADELGADPGPALAEAYQTVLAGPGMPDVAVAPRAGPGWRDVRPAMLPPGTQDFCGREQELRALAGLLAETSPSAPQRTLLTGMAGVGKSALALRAAHLCSSEFPDGQLYADLGGTRGNATDPGDVLGWFLRSLGNAEEAIPRRLDERECLYRSQLAGRRVLVVLDNSANYPQVRPLLPGDPSCRVILTCRGRLSELPGVTRVEVGILDPAQALELFATIVGLPRVAAEPGAAHRIVQLCGRLSIGIRVAAARLIARPHWSLRYLAQRLADERFRLNELRLGTLDVRARIEGSYQELEVESQVALRRLALLNTADFPIGAAARVLGVRPRVGEEVAESLVDARLLEIAGSDGGRRQRHRFHDLVRVFAREKADPVDHRVVTARSALSA; encoded by the coding sequence GTGGAGTTTCGCGTACTGGGGCCGGTGAGCGCCTGGCGCGACGGCGGTGAGGTCCCACTGGACGGCGCCAAGCAGCGCACCGTCCTGGCCGTCCTGTTGCTCGCCCGAGGGCGAATAGTCTCCGACACGCGTCTCTGCCAGCTGCTGTGGGACGAGAACCCGCCGGCGACATTCGCCGCCCAGCTCTACAACTACGTCTCCCGCCTGCGGAAATATCTCGGCGACGAGGTGGAGATCGTCCGGCAGTGGTCCGGGTACCTGCTGCGGACGGGGGACAGCCGACTCGACATCGACGAGTTCGAGCGGCTGGCCGGACTGGGTCGGGACGCGCTGCGCTCCGGCCGGCACGAGGAGGCCGCGCGGGACCTGCACGAGGCGCTGGCGCTGTGGAGCGGAGCGACGCTCAGCAACGTCACCGACTACCTCATCGAGGCGGAGTCGCCCCGGATGGCCGAGGTGCGGATGGCGGTCCTGGAGGATCGCATCACGGCCGACCTGATGCTGGGCCGGCAGGCCGGCCTGGTGGCGGAGCTGAGCGATCTGGTCGCCGCGCAGCCGCTGCACGAGCAACTGCGCAGCCACTTGATGACGGCGCTGCTGCGATGTGACCGCCAGGCCGACGCGCTGGCCGTCTACCACCAGGGCCGGCGGGTGCTCGCCGACGAGTTGGGTGCCGATCCGGGCCCGGCCCTGGCCGAGGCGTACCAGACGGTGCTGGCCGGCCCCGGGATGCCCGACGTCGCGGTCGCACCGCGGGCCGGACCGGGCTGGCGCGACGTCCGACCGGCGATGCTGCCGCCCGGGACGCAGGACTTCTGCGGCCGGGAGCAGGAGCTGCGGGCGCTGGCCGGGCTGCTCGCCGAGACGTCACCGTCCGCTCCGCAGCGGACGCTGCTGACCGGGATGGCCGGCGTCGGCAAGTCGGCGCTGGCGCTGCGGGCCGCGCACCTGTGCAGCAGCGAGTTCCCGGACGGGCAGCTCTACGCCGACCTCGGCGGCACCCGGGGCAACGCCACCGACCCGGGCGACGTGCTGGGCTGGTTCCTCCGGAGCCTCGGCAATGCCGAGGAGGCCATTCCGAGGCGCCTCGACGAACGCGAGTGCCTCTACCGCAGCCAGTTGGCTGGCCGCCGGGTCCTGGTGGTGCTCGACAACTCTGCCAACTATCCGCAGGTCCGCCCGCTGTTGCCCGGTGATCCGTCCTGCCGGGTGATCCTGACCTGTCGTGGCCGCCTCTCCGAGTTGCCCGGTGTCACCCGCGTCGAGGTGGGCATCCTCGATCCGGCGCAGGCGCTGGAGCTGTTCGCCACGATCGTCGGCTTGCCGCGGGTGGCCGCCGAGCCCGGTGCCGCACACCGGATCGTGCAGTTGTGCGGGCGGCTCTCGATCGGCATCCGGGTGGCAGCGGCCCGGCTCATCGCTCGGCCGCACTGGTCACTGCGCTACCTCGCGCAGCGGCTGGCCGACGAACGGTTCCGTCTCAACGAACTACGGCTGGGGACGCTGGACGTGCGGGCCCGCATCGAGGGCAGCTACCAGGAGTTGGAGGTCGAGAGTCAGGTCGCGCTGCGCCGGCTGGCACTGCTGAACACGGCCGACTTCCCGATCGGGGCCGCCGCCCGGGTCCTCGGCGTGAGGCCCCGGGTGGGGGAGGAGGTGGCCGAGAGCCTGGTCGACGCCCGGCTGCTGGAGATCGCGGGCTCGGACGGCGGGCGGCGGCAGCGACACCGCTTCCACGACCTGGTGCGGGTCTTCGCGCGGGAGAAGGCCGACCCGGTGGACCACCGCGTGGTGACCGCCCGATCGGCGTTGTCGGCATAG
- a CDS encoding alpha/beta hydrolase: MQFTSEQRLDDGVLEREFTLDEIPGILWTPASAPAPVPLILVGHPGGLHKMYPRLVARARHSVAAGFAAATIELPGGGDRPRFAAVEEARADLRRALEAGEPVDDEIVDRLVLPLVEKAVPEWRAALDSLLSLPEIGGPVGYSGGVIAIGLRLAVVEPRISAALLFAGSFVPRTMFEEARQVTIPLQVLLQWDDKGNDRQLALDLFDAFGSREKTLHANMGGHTGVPQFEGDDANRFFARHLT; encoded by the coding sequence ATGCAATTCACTTCTGAGCAGCGCCTCGACGACGGTGTCCTTGAGCGCGAATTCACCCTCGATGAGATCCCCGGCATCCTGTGGACGCCCGCATCCGCGCCGGCACCGGTGCCGCTGATCCTGGTCGGCCACCCCGGCGGACTGCACAAGATGTACCCCCGCTTGGTGGCCCGGGCGCGGCACTCCGTAGCGGCGGGCTTCGCCGCGGCCACCATCGAGCTCCCCGGGGGCGGTGACCGGCCCCGTTTCGCCGCTGTCGAGGAGGCCCGCGCCGACCTGCGCCGGGCGTTGGAGGCTGGCGAGCCGGTCGATGACGAGATCGTCGACCGGCTCGTCCTTCCGCTGGTTGAAAAGGCGGTCCCGGAATGGCGGGCCGCCCTGGATTCCCTCCTTTCGCTGCCCGAGATCGGCGGCCCGGTCGGGTACTCGGGAGGGGTGATCGCCATCGGCCTCCGGCTGGCGGTGGTCGAGCCGCGCATCTCGGCGGCCCTTCTGTTCGCCGGGAGTTTCGTGCCCCGCACCATGTTCGAGGAGGCCCGGCAGGTCACCATTCCGCTGCAGGTCCTGCTGCAGTGGGACGACAAGGGAAACGACCGGCAGTTGGCCCTGGACCTGTTCGACGCCTTCGGTTCCAGGGAGAAGACGCTGCACGCCAATATGGGCGGGCACACCGGCGTTCCGCAGTTCGAGGGGGACGATGCGAATCGGTTCTTCGCCCGGCACCTGACGTGA
- a CDS encoding SDR family NAD(P)-dependent oxidoreductase, whose protein sequence is MEEFRAKVAVVTGAGSGIGRALAVELAAQGARLALSDAAEEGLAQTAASCAERGAEVRTYRLDVTDRLAVQAHAKEVRADFGGADLMINNAGVTLLASITEAEWDDMRWVLDVDFWGVVHGTQAFLPLLVASQGHLVNISSMYGLTAAPAQSAYNAAKFAVRGFTEAVLQEMRVGDVPVKVSCVYPGKVRTDIFSNARAAKGLGYGGIRERFAREATTSAEQAARLILRGVRRNRVKIVVGADARRVDLLTRLLGTAYPRITARRARTQANQVRLEAMRTRLAAQRVRTSDHRQP, encoded by the coding sequence ATGGAGGAGTTCCGAGCGAAGGTCGCGGTCGTCACCGGAGCCGGTTCGGGCATCGGCCGGGCGCTGGCGGTCGAGCTGGCCGCCCAGGGCGCCCGGTTGGCCCTCTCCGACGCGGCGGAGGAGGGCCTGGCGCAGACCGCGGCGAGCTGCGCCGAGCGGGGAGCCGAGGTCCGCACGTACCGGTTGGACGTCACCGACAGGCTGGCGGTGCAGGCCCACGCCAAGGAGGTACGCGCCGACTTCGGCGGCGCCGACCTGATGATCAACAACGCCGGGGTGACTCTGTTGGCCTCGATCACCGAGGCCGAGTGGGACGACATGCGGTGGGTGCTGGACGTCGACTTCTGGGGCGTGGTGCACGGCACCCAGGCGTTCCTGCCGCTACTCGTCGCCTCCCAGGGCCACCTGGTGAACATCTCCAGCATGTACGGGTTGACCGCGGCACCGGCGCAGAGCGCGTACAACGCGGCCAAGTTCGCCGTCCGGGGTTTCACCGAGGCCGTGTTGCAGGAGATGCGGGTCGGCGACGTGCCGGTGAAGGTCAGCTGCGTCTACCCGGGCAAGGTGCGGACCGACATCTTCAGCAACGCCCGGGCCGCGAAAGGGCTCGGCTACGGCGGGATCCGGGAGCGCTTCGCCCGGGAGGCGACGACCTCGGCCGAGCAGGCCGCACGGCTCATCCTGCGCGGGGTCCGGCGCAACCGGGTGAAGATCGTCGTCGGGGCGGACGCCCGCCGGGTCGACCTGCTCACCCGGTTGCTCGGCACGGCCTATCCCCGGATCACGGCGCGCCGGGCCCGGACGCAGGCGAACCAGGTCCGCCTGGAGGCCATGCGGACCCGGCTCGCGGCACAGCGGGTCAGAACGTCAGACCACCGTCAACCGTGA
- a CDS encoding 3-hydroxyacyl-ACP dehydratase FabZ family protein, whose product MLDRDDIRRLIPHRPPMLLVDRVSELVPRSRLVGSYTVTGTRPLPAVLLLESWGQAALVLIRHDRPMPDVLTDGVPIAGAFEGIRFGRPVLPGETVEHRVELIRLIADTGFVRGESVIGTEVVMQVGRLVGAVRPAAALRPAVLAGVSDVKEST is encoded by the coding sequence ATGCTCGACCGCGACGACATTCGACGGCTCATCCCGCACCGACCGCCGATGCTCCTGGTCGACCGGGTCAGCGAACTGGTACCCCGGAGCCGGCTGGTGGGCAGTTACACGGTGACCGGGACCCGGCCGCTGCCTGCCGTGCTGCTGTTGGAGTCGTGGGGCCAGGCCGCGCTGGTGCTGATCAGGCACGACCGGCCGATGCCCGACGTGCTGACCGATGGCGTGCCGATCGCGGGTGCCTTCGAGGGGATCCGCTTCGGCCGGCCGGTGCTGCCGGGTGAGACGGTCGAGCACCGGGTCGAGCTGATCCGACTCATCGCCGACACGGGTTTCGTCCGGGGCGAGAGCGTGATCGGCACCGAGGTGGTCATGCAGGTCGGTCGTCTGGTCGGCGCGGTGCGCCCGGCGGCTGCGCTCCGCCCCGCCGTCCTGGCCGGGGTCTCCGACGTCAAGGAGTCGACATGA
- a CDS encoding type 2 lanthipeptide synthetase LanM family protein, translating to MNTTDADGPPSLAPAESPRLARSWWARGLALHERVTAGGGTDPVDTGRLGHARRRLDLWRADRGPELDVRLGELGVDEDRLLTFLAEEDGHLAARVGPPPWAVLIESAVRAAAPPPSVPVPADWRTAFALPLRPLVDQARARFRRDAGPVTDAQVDLGALDAALGATLERQLAALAARTFVEELHRRRTAGLLQGADSRARFVDFVRQLATPAGLAALFTDLPVLARLLGQATAHATDAMLELLARYTADRDCLVDNLLGGVDPGPLVAVDRRGDPHRAGRTTTVVQFADGRRLVYKPRDLAHDDRLAAFAGWMNRMVPTVGVRTAACLVRPEYGWTEFVIAAPLADPDGADRFYRRQGALLALAHALNTTDLHYENVIASGEDPVAIDVETLFSPSWRPATQSGDPAADLLAASVHRTALLPLIVVGEQGIMDLSGAGGDEGRQSPVSRIDWADPGTDQMRLVRRASAFDGASNRPRLGERVIDPEDHEAAMLEGFRLGYEAIEAHRGDFAQLVKASSAMTVRLVVRPTWAYRTLLDEATHPSLLRDGLDRDRFLGQLCGRTTLPGDPVFARHEIVALWRGDVPYFHARADSPHLAADGEPTAVPLYRSGVDAALDRIAGLGEADRQDQEWVITASLATRRPVGAHGDAAPMPGPSHGTAAPPERLISAACAIADQIVARGAPGRDRVNWLGLELVDDRQWLLLPMGAGLANGYLGVALFLGQLAHISGVARYGDVARRAVAATPGLLRLLSDRPELVTAIGCGGLHGLGGLAYGLARLAVLLDDPAIGRWVDTAVELAEVAVAGSATDDWATGKAGCLAAMTSIHAELGLDRAAALARTCADELAGTTTFDHPASPAGFADGTAGIAYALHRFVTVGGGSPQHADAARKALRHARQTPTNSSGWCAGTAGLALALAGRHDAGTSPTADPDAPDHLVRRLADRPLSRDLSLCHGESGVGEALTVLAAGPAGPAAAAALRQRTTLLLNSLQWQTRYCGTPDGVLTPGLLTGLAGIGYGLLRSAQAARIPSALLLEPTPQPTDPGWLPLTNPFTPRREEK from the coding sequence ATGAACACCACGGACGCCGACGGCCCACCCAGCCTCGCTCCGGCCGAGTCACCCCGACTCGCCCGGAGCTGGTGGGCGCGGGGCTTGGCGCTGCACGAGCGGGTGACCGCCGGCGGCGGCACCGACCCGGTGGACACCGGGCGGCTCGGGCACGCGCGGCGGCGGCTGGATCTGTGGCGGGCCGACCGCGGCCCGGAGCTGGACGTCCGGCTGGGCGAGCTGGGCGTCGACGAGGACCGGTTGCTCACGTTCCTCGCCGAGGAGGACGGGCACCTCGCCGCGCGGGTCGGCCCGCCGCCCTGGGCGGTCCTGATCGAGTCCGCGGTGCGCGCCGCCGCACCGCCTCCGTCGGTGCCGGTCCCTGCGGACTGGAGGACAGCGTTCGCCCTGCCGTTGCGCCCGTTGGTCGACCAGGCGAGGGCTCGCTTCCGCCGGGACGCCGGCCCGGTGACCGACGCCCAGGTCGACCTGGGCGCGCTGGATGCCGCGTTGGGGGCCACCCTGGAACGGCAACTGGCCGCGCTGGCAGCCCGTACCTTCGTCGAGGAGCTGCACCGCCGCAGGACCGCCGGCCTCCTCCAGGGTGCCGACAGTCGCGCCCGATTCGTCGACTTCGTCCGCCAGCTTGCCACCCCGGCAGGGCTGGCTGCGCTGTTCACCGATCTTCCGGTCCTGGCCCGGCTGCTCGGGCAGGCCACCGCGCACGCCACCGACGCGATGCTGGAGCTGCTCGCCCGGTACACCGCCGACCGGGACTGCCTGGTCGACAACCTCCTGGGCGGCGTCGACCCCGGCCCACTGGTGGCCGTCGACAGGCGGGGTGACCCGCATCGGGCCGGCCGGACCACCACCGTGGTCCAGTTCGCCGACGGCCGGCGGTTGGTCTACAAGCCCCGGGATCTCGCCCACGACGACCGGCTGGCGGCCTTCGCCGGCTGGATGAACCGGATGGTGCCCACCGTCGGCGTGCGGACGGCCGCCTGCCTGGTCCGCCCGGAGTACGGCTGGACCGAGTTCGTGATCGCGGCACCGCTGGCCGACCCGGACGGCGCGGACCGCTTCTATCGACGGCAGGGCGCGCTGCTGGCGCTCGCCCACGCGCTCAACACCACCGATCTGCACTACGAGAACGTGATCGCCAGCGGCGAGGACCCCGTGGCCATCGACGTCGAGACGTTGTTCAGCCCCAGTTGGCGGCCCGCCACCCAGAGCGGCGATCCAGCCGCCGACCTGCTCGCGGCCTCGGTGCACCGAACCGCGTTGCTGCCGCTGATCGTCGTCGGTGAGCAGGGCATCATGGACCTGTCCGGCGCCGGCGGCGACGAGGGCCGGCAGAGCCCGGTCAGTCGGATCGACTGGGCGGACCCGGGCACTGACCAGATGCGCCTGGTACGTCGCGCGTCCGCCTTTGACGGTGCCTCGAACCGGCCCCGGCTCGGCGAACGGGTGATCGATCCGGAGGACCACGAGGCGGCGATGCTGGAGGGTTTCCGGCTCGGCTACGAAGCGATCGAGGCGCACCGCGGGGACTTCGCCCAGCTGGTCAAGGCGTCGTCGGCCATGACGGTGCGACTCGTCGTGCGGCCCACCTGGGCCTACCGAACGCTGCTCGACGAGGCCACCCACCCGAGCCTGCTGCGCGACGGTCTGGACCGGGACCGCTTCCTCGGGCAGCTCTGCGGCCGGACCACACTGCCCGGCGACCCGGTGTTCGCGCGCCACGAGATCGTGGCCCTGTGGCGCGGTGACGTGCCGTACTTCCACGCCCGGGCCGACAGTCCCCACCTGGCAGCCGACGGGGAGCCGACCGCGGTGCCGCTGTACCGCAGTGGCGTCGACGCGGCACTGGACCGGATCGCCGGGCTCGGCGAGGCCGACCGGCAGGACCAGGAGTGGGTCATCACGGCCAGCCTGGCCACCCGCCGGCCGGTCGGCGCGCATGGCGACGCGGCGCCGATGCCAGGGCCGTCGCACGGCACGGCCGCCCCACCCGAACGGCTGATCTCAGCAGCCTGTGCGATCGCCGACCAGATCGTCGCCCGTGGCGCACCGGGCCGGGACCGGGTGAACTGGCTCGGCCTGGAACTGGTCGACGACCGGCAGTGGCTGCTGCTCCCGATGGGCGCCGGCCTGGCCAACGGGTACCTCGGCGTGGCGCTCTTCCTCGGCCAGCTCGCTCACATCAGCGGCGTGGCCCGCTACGGCGACGTGGCCCGTCGGGCGGTCGCCGCGACGCCGGGGCTACTGCGCCTGCTCTCGGATCGACCCGAGCTGGTCACCGCGATCGGCTGTGGCGGGCTGCACGGCCTCGGCGGACTTGCCTACGGGCTGGCTCGGCTGGCCGTGCTACTCGACGACCCGGCGATCGGTCGGTGGGTCGACACGGCGGTCGAACTCGCCGAGGTCGCGGTTGCCGGCTCCGCCACCGACGACTGGGCCACCGGCAAGGCCGGCTGCCTGGCCGCGATGACCTCGATCCACGCCGAGCTGGGTCTCGACCGGGCGGCGGCGCTGGCCCGGACCTGCGCCGACGAGCTGGCCGGTACGACCACGTTCGATCACCCCGCCAGTCCGGCTGGCTTCGCCGATGGCACGGCCGGCATCGCGTACGCCCTGCACCGGTTCGTCACCGTCGGCGGCGGTTCCCCGCAGCACGCGGACGCGGCACGGAAAGCTCTGCGGCACGCCCGGCAGACCCCGACCAACTCGTCCGGGTGGTGTGCCGGCACCGCCGGCCTGGCCCTCGCCCTCGCCGGCCGGCACGACGCGGGCACCTCCCCCACCGCGGACCCGGACGCGCCAGATCACCTCGTCCGGCGCTTGGCCGACCGGCCGCTGTCCCGCGACCTGAGTCTCTGCCACGGCGAGTCCGGCGTCGGCGAGGCGCTGACTGTGCTGGCCGCGGGGCCGGCCGGCCCTGCCGCAGCCGCCGCGCTACGGCAGCGGACCACCCTGCTCCTCAACTCCCTTCAGTGGCAGACGCGCTACTGCGGCACACCCGACGGAGTGCTCACACCGGGGCTGCTGACCGGCCTCGCCGGCATCGGCTACGGACTGCTGCGCTCCGCCCAGGCCGCACGGATTCCGTCCGCGTTGCTCCTGGAACCCACCCCGCAGCCAACCGATCCCGGCTGGCTGCCGCTCACCAACCCCTTCACCCCTAGGAGAGAAGAAAAATGA